Proteins found in one Herbiconiux sp. A18JL235 genomic segment:
- the idi gene encoding isopentenyl-diphosphate Delta-isomerase has product MTTTPEQVILLSDDGSPIGVADKHTVHTDDTPLHLAFSCHVFDDEGRVLVTRRALTKVTWPGVWTNSFCGHPAPGESFDDAVVRRAERELGLEIEGLELALPDFRYLAIDASGIVENEICPVFTARAAGPVSASPDEVAEWRWADAAELGLAVSLTPWAFSPWLALQLPQLGRR; this is encoded by the coding sequence ATGACCACGACTCCTGAGCAAGTGATCCTCCTCTCCGACGACGGATCCCCCATCGGCGTGGCCGACAAGCACACCGTACACACCGACGACACCCCCCTGCACCTCGCCTTCTCCTGCCACGTCTTCGACGACGAGGGCCGCGTGCTCGTCACCCGCCGCGCGCTCACCAAGGTGACCTGGCCCGGGGTGTGGACCAACTCGTTCTGCGGTCATCCGGCGCCGGGGGAGTCGTTCGACGACGCCGTGGTGCGTCGAGCCGAGCGCGAGCTCGGGCTCGAGATCGAGGGCCTGGAACTCGCTCTCCCCGACTTCCGCTATCTGGCGATCGACGCATCCGGAATCGTCGAGAACGAGATCTGCCCGGTCTTCACCGCGCGGGCCGCGGGCCCCGTCTCGGCGAGCCCCGACGAGGTCGCCGAGTGGCGCTGGGCCGACGCCGCCGAGCTCGGTCTCGCCGTGTCGCTCACCCCCTGGGCGTTCAGCCCCTGGCTGGCGCTGCAGCTCCCGCAGCTCGGCCGACGCTAG
- a CDS encoding helix-turn-helix domain-containing protein, translating into MAEIDPQAADATMASDLGRRISALRKLEGLTLVKLAALTELSQPFLSQIERGKARPSMASLHRIAQALGTSTPMLLSSASESASASAQAEIDTELVSLVRADEGSMAEQDTGQAKALVAGERAMHPMEFVTRLTDFEEYYEHPHAEFIYVISGVLEVDLADQGIHVLQASDTLYFAGGVRHRWRVRGLWPVRLLMVQAGRSHQ; encoded by the coding sequence ATGGCAGAGATCGACCCGCAGGCGGCCGACGCCACGATGGCCTCCGACCTGGGGCGGCGCATCTCGGCACTGCGCAAGCTCGAGGGTCTCACTCTGGTGAAGCTCGCAGCTCTCACCGAGCTCTCCCAGCCCTTCCTCTCGCAGATCGAGCGCGGCAAGGCCCGCCCGAGTATGGCCTCGCTGCACCGCATCGCCCAGGCGCTCGGCACCTCGACGCCGATGCTCCTCTCGTCGGCCTCCGAGTCGGCCTCGGCGAGCGCGCAGGCCGAGATCGACACCGAGCTGGTGAGCCTCGTGCGCGCCGACGAGGGCTCGATGGCGGAGCAGGACACCGGTCAGGCCAAGGCCCTCGTGGCCGGCGAGCGCGCGATGCACCCGATGGAGTTCGTCACCCGGCTCACCGACTTCGAGGAATATTACGAGCATCCGCATGCCGAGTTCATCTACGTGATCTCGGGCGTGCTCGAGGTCGATCTCGCCGACCAGGGAATCCACGTCCTGCAGGCCTCCGACACCCTCTATTTCGCCGGGGGAGTGCGCCACCGCTGGCGCGTACGCGGACTCTGGCCGGTGCGACTGCTCATGGTTCAGGCCGGCCGTTCGCATCAATAA